GTCATCAGTGCGTTGACGGCGCGAGCGGACGTCCGCCTGGCCTCCTCGAGAAGATCTACGATCCCGCCGACCAGGGTTTCGTACGCGGGCGCCGTGCTGTGGCGCGACGCGGCGGCCTGAGCGGCACGGACAAGGGATCGTTCGCTGCGGCGCCTGGTCACGATTCGACCTCCCGCAAAAGCTTCGCGAGCCCCTCGGTGATCTCCTTCTCGATCGCCAGCACCTCGCGGATCAGCTCCGCCGGGTCCTCCTCGGGGACCGGCTCGGCGACGCGGGGCTTGTAGCGGGAGCCGGCGAGGTTCCAGTCGTTCTCGGCGATCGTGTCGAACGGCGCCCACCACGAACGCGGCTCCTCGCTTCCGGCCGGGAGCAGGGCGCCGGCCTCGACGCCGGGCGGCCGCTCGAACTTCGCCGCCTTGTACTCGGCCCACGCCGCCAGCAGGCCCGGGATGTCGTTCTTCTCCGGCGTCTCGGGCCGCCCGCCGCCCTGGATCTTGTCCGGGTCGTAGCCGTCGTTTCGGACCTCGTAGAACCAGACGTGCTTCGTCGCAGCCTTCCCCTTCGCCGGCTCGGTCTTCGGGCGGCGGAAGACGAGGACGGAGGTCTTCACCCCGGCGTAGGGCTTGAAGACTCCGGCCGGAAGCGAAACCACGGCCTGGAGCTCGTACTCGCGCAGCAGCTTCTCGCGCAGCTCCTTGTGGGCCGAGGTCGAGCCGAAGAGCGCGCCCTCGGGCACGACCACCGCGCAGCGCCCGCCCGGCGCGAGCGAACGCATCATGAGCGCCAGGAAGAGCAACTCGCTCTTCTTCGACTTCGTGGGCAGGTCCTGACGGATCGACTCCTTCGGGATCTGACCGGCGAAGGGCGGATTCGAGAGGATCACCGAGTAGCGGCGGTTCAGATCGTCCTCCGTGAGACCGCTCATCTCGGAGAGCACGTTGGCGCGCTTGAGGTTTGCCTTGCGGATCCCGTGGAGCACGAGGTTCATCATGGAGATGCGCATCATCTGGCGGGAGACGTCGGTGCCGTAGATCGAGGCCTCGAGCCGGCCCCAGTCGGGGATCTTCTCGCCGGGCCCCTTGCGGTAGGTCTGGAGGTTGGGAATGTCCTTCTTGGCCTCCTCGAGCGTCTGGCCACGTTTCTCCAGCCACTCCTCGCCGTAGATCGGCACCTCCTCGGGCTCCTCGCTGTAGCGGGCGAGGATGTAATCCACGACGTCGATGAGAAAGCCCGCTGTGCCGCAGGCGGGGTCGTAGATCGTGTCGCCGAGGTCGGGATCCACCATCTCGACCATGAACGCGCGGATCTGGCGCGGGGTCCGGAACTGGCCGTTCAGCGCTGACTGGCCGAGGTGGGTGAGCAGGTACTCGAAAATGTCGCCCTTGACGTCCGGGCCGAGCTTGCGGAAGTCGATCGAGTCGAGCTCGTCGATCACCTGCTTGAGCACGTTCGGGTCGACGATCTCGAGGACCGCGTCGCGGAAGTACTCGGCGACCTGCGGCTCGTCCTTCACGAGCGAGGCCATGTAGGGAAAGACTTCGTCGCGCAGGAAGTCGCGCAGCTCGGTACCGCTCTTGAAACGCCACTTCGACCAGCGGAAACGCTCGGCCTGACCGGGGAAGAGCCGCACGCCGTTGCCGGTACCGGCTGCGTGCGTACCGCCTCCAGCTTGCAGGAGGCGGCCCCTGAGCTCCCGGGTCGCCTCCTCTTCGTCGAGGAGCTTCAGGTAAATGAGGTAGGAAATCTGCTCGATGTAGGTCACGGGATTGGTGACCCCGCCCGCCCACAGGATGTCGGTGATGCGGTCGAGCTTGCGGCGCAAGTTCTGATCCATCGTCTTCCTTCTTCCCTCCTTAGCCGGCGGCCTTGAAGACCCCCTCGTTGAGTTCGTCCACCACCTGCTTGAGCCCCTCCTCGCCGAAGAGCTCGATCCCCTTGCCGGCGGCGTCGAGGATCGAAAGCGGCGGCTCGAAGAGGTCCTCGAGGCGCACCCGGCCGGTCGCGATGCCGCGGTTCTTGAGGAGGCACAGGTACTCGGCCTGCTGCGGTGTCAGGGAGCGCGCGACGAGCCAGGCACGAAACGCCTCCTCGAGCTTCTCTTCCCGGCTCTTGATGCGCAGGCGGCCGAGGGCCGCGCGGATGAAGTCGACGAGCGACCCGCCCGGGTTGCGGTAGGCGCGGCGCAGGTTCTCCTCGTTGAAGTAGTGGTCGGGTTGGTTGAGGCGGCGGGCGAGTTCCTCTTCTTCCTCGGGCTCGAGCGGCTCCTCGTCGCGGACCTTGCGCAGGATCGGGTCGTCGTGAACCGCCTGCCGGACGGTTTCCTCCCAGTGGGAGACGTACTCTTTCTTGTCGATCCGCTCGCCCTCCGGGCCGACCTCGATCCAGGTCACGGCTTCGAGCCACTCGTCCTCGAGACCGAGCTCGACGAGCTCGCCGGGGGGCTTGGGCGGCGTCGGCCGTGCCCCGGGGCCCCCGGCCTCCGCCCGTCCCGGTGAAGACGTCGGTGTCGGAATCGTTGAAGTATTCGTGGTTTTTGAAGAAGTCGTAGATCACGAACTTTCGCTTGCCGATGTGGGGCGCGGTGCGCGTCCCGCGGCCGCGCATCTGCTGGTAGAGGATGGGGCTGCGGACCCGGCGAGCCAGAACGAGGTGGAGCACTTCGCGGCAGTCGAAGCCGGTGTCCAGCATCCCGACGCTCACCGCCACCATGGGGTAGGTCTCGGTTTTGAACTTGCGGATCAGGGCGTCCGGGTCGGCGACGTCCGAAGTGATGACCTCGGCATAGCGCCCCTTGAGCTCGGGGTGCAGCTCGTTCAGGTACTGGGCCAGACGGGCGGCGTGGTGCTTCGTGATGGCAAAGACAATCGCCTTGCCGGGGCCGGGATCCTGCCCGGGGGCCAGCTCCTTGTAGTGCTGCCAGGCCAGGCGGTCGAATTCCTCCATCATCAGGCGGTTCGTCGCCTCGTTGGTGAAGCGGCGCTCGAACTCGGCCGGATCGTAGTGCTCGTCGTCCACGTCGGCGCCCTCGGCGAGGATCTCGGTGATGCCCGTCGCGAAGCGGTAGGGTACGAGGTACTGGTCACGGAAGGCATCCTGGATGGGGTAGGAGAAGTCGGGCTTGCCCGGCTCGCACTGGTAGAACTCGTAGGTGTTGCGCTCGATGTAGTTGGCGGGCGTGGCGGTGAGCCCGATGTGGATGGCGTCGAACTTCGTGAGCGCCGTCTGCCAGGCGCCGTAGATCGAGCGGTGGCACTCGTCGGCGATCACCACGTCGAAGTAACCGGCCGTGTACTCGTCGACGCGTCCGATCATCGTCTGGAGCAACGCCACGGTGATCTGCTGTTCTTGCCGCGCCATGCCGGGGCGCAGCCAATAGCTCGAGTACGCCGGAAGCAGGTCCTGGATCGCCTCGAGCGCCTGCTTGGCGAGCTGGTCGCGATCGACCAGGAAGAGAACCCGCTCGGCCCAACCTGCCCGGAAAAGGCGTTGGAGATAGAGGCAGATCAGGTCGGTCTTCCCGGTCCCGGTGGGCAGCTCGATCAGGAAGCGGCGCTTCCCGAGCTCGAGGGCGTGGTCGAGGGCGCGCATCGCGTCGGCCTGGTAGAGCCGCACGGTGCGCGTCTCGCCCTGCCGGATGTAGTGCTCGGGAATCTCGACCGTGGCAAGAGGTCTGCGGCTGCTTCGCATCTCCACCAGACGCTCGAGGTCGCGCCGCGAGAAAAACCCCGCAATCGGCCGCGCGTCGTCGTTCTGCCAGTCCCAGAAGTAGGTGAGCTCCCCGTTCGTGAGAAAAATGAAGGGCGCGCCGAGGGCCTTGGCGTACGGGAGCGCCTGTTGCTTGGCAACGTAAGGGTTGATCGCGTTTTTTTTGGCCTCGATCACCGCGAGAGGGCGGCCACGATGGTCGTAGAGGACGTAGTCGGCGCGGCCGCGGTCGGCTCGCTCGCTTCGGGCGCCGGTTCGAGGACGCAGACGAACTCCCCGATCACGCGCAGGTCGCCCTCGGCACTCGGGTCGAACACGAGCGGTTTGTAGGCCGGGTCGGGGTTCAAAGGCTCCAGACGGATCTCGCGGTGCGACCACGTGCCGTCGGGATTCTGGGTCTTCTTACTGACGTACCGCTTCACGGAAAACTCGCCGCCGAGTGTGGGGTCGGTACACCCCCGGTGCCACACGAGAACGAGCTTCCCCTGCCGGGTGCCGCCCCGATCGGCTCGGAAGAGACACCAGGAGCCGTGGGGGATCGTCGGCTCCATGGAATGACCTTCCACCCGCGCGATGAAGTGGTCGCGGGTGAGGCGGACGTGTGGGGGCACGGCCATCCAGCCCTGTTCGTCGGGGAGCTGGGCCGACCGGCGCATCCGCGCCGAAGGCGCCGGCCGCAGCAACGAGATCGTAGACGGGGGCGTGCGTTTCGAATGGGCGCGCACGGGAGCGGTCGACCACCCCGGTCCTTTCCGCTTCCGAGGCTACCGTCACCTCCGCCCGCACGGCGGACTTGTCGGCCGGATCCCAGCCTGCCTGCCGGAGCAGGTCGTCGATGGCGATCCGGGCGTCCGCTTCGGTCTCGTGCCGGCTCATCGGGCGTAACTCGTCCATTGCGAGGTTGCGAAGCGCAACCTGCGTGCCAAGGTCATGATGCCACCCCATAGCGTTTCATCCAGTTGGTCAGAGTCTGGTAGCTCGGCAGGCCGACCAGGCGGGCGGCGCGCGTCTTGTTGCCGGCCGCTTCCTCCAGCGCCCTCTCGAGGTAGTGGCGGGCCACAGTCGCCAAAAGTCCCGGTAAATCAAGCCCTTCGCCTAGTGGACGATCGAGGATTCGGTCCCCGGAGGGAGTCACGAGTGGAAGGAGCGCCTCTCGAATGTCCTCCGTCTTGAGCAAGGAGCCCGGGGTCCAGATCGCCGCCCGCGCGAGCGTGTTCTGCAGCTCGCGGACGTTCCCCGGCCACGGGTGACGAAGCAGAAGATTTCTTGCACCAGCAGAAATCT
This Candidatus Binatia bacterium DNA region includes the following protein-coding sequences:
- a CDS encoding DNA methyltransferase — protein: MDQNLRRKLDRITDILWAGGVTNPVTYIEQISYLIYLKLLDEEEATRELRGRLLQAGGGTHAAGTGNGVRLFPGQAERFRWSKWRFKSGTELRDFLRDEVFPYMASLVKDEPQVAEYFRDAVLEIVDPNVLKQVIDELDSIDFRKLGPDVKGDIFEYLLTHLGQSALNGQFRTPRQIRAFMVEMVDPDLGDTIYDPACGTAGFLIDVVDYILARYSEEPEEVPIYGEEWLEKRGQTLEEAKKDIPNLQTYRKGPGEKIPDWGRLEASIYGTDVSRQMMRISMMNLVLHGIRKANLKRANVLSEMSGLTEDDLNRRYSVILSNPPFAGQIPKESIRQDLPTKSKKSELLFLALMMRSLAPGGRCAVVVPEGALFGSTSAHKELREKLLREYELQAVVSLPAGVFKPYAGVKTSVLVFRRPKTEPAKGKAATKHVWFYEVRNDGYDPDKIQGGGRPETPEKNDIPGLLAAWAEYKAAKFERPPGVEAGALLPAGSEEPRSWWAPFDTIAENDWNLAGSRYKPRVAEPVPEEDPAELIREVLAIEKEITEGLAKLLREVES
- a CDS encoding hypothetical protein (possible pseudo, frameshifted), producing MRRSAQLPDEQGWMAVPPHVRLTRDHFIARVEGHSMEPTIPHGSWCLFRADRGGTRQGKLVLVWHRGCTDPTLGGEFSVKRYVSKKTQNPDGTWSHREIRLEPLNPDPAYKPLVFDPSAEGDLRVIGEFVCVLEPAPEASEPTAAAPTTSSTTIVAALSR